In Myxococcus fulvus, the following proteins share a genomic window:
- a CDS encoding DUF1624 domain-containing protein, whose protein sequence is MTAPATMSTALPSVERSAASLATTKGRRIIGIDALRGLVMALMLVDHVREYFYLHAQVSDPVVLATTPPGLFFTRLAAHLCAPVFIILTGVAAWLYGQRHGGRRAASGFLFKRGLFLLVLELTVVNFAWTFQLLPPTYYFQVIGAIGLSMMVLAALLHLPRPALLGFALLVILGHNLLDSVHFAAGEPGHTPWALLHDRGFIDLPWGARLKTSYPVLPWMGVIALGYAVGPWFSSQVQATTRRRWLLLASAGALALFGVLRLVNVYGEPLPWSVGATPLETVMSFLNLTKYPPSLDFLLLTLGVGAALLALLDLAPEALSTTLAVFGAAPLFFYVVHLYLLNALNRLALAALGPNQGTLFSLPNVGSLWLLALVTTVPMWFACRAFARVKARSRSPWMSYL, encoded by the coding sequence GCCCTCCGTCGAGCGCTCGGCGGCGAGCCTGGCGACGACGAAGGGTCGGCGAATCATCGGCATCGACGCCCTGCGGGGACTGGTCATGGCGCTGATGCTCGTGGACCACGTGCGCGAGTACTTCTATCTCCACGCGCAGGTCAGCGACCCGGTGGTGCTGGCGACCACGCCGCCCGGGCTCTTCTTCACCCGGCTGGCCGCGCACCTGTGCGCGCCCGTCTTCATCATCCTCACGGGCGTGGCGGCCTGGCTCTACGGTCAGCGGCACGGAGGGCGTCGCGCGGCGTCCGGCTTCCTCTTCAAACGGGGCCTGTTCCTGCTGGTGCTGGAGCTGACCGTGGTCAACTTCGCGTGGACGTTCCAGCTGCTCCCGCCGACGTACTACTTCCAGGTCATCGGAGCGATTGGCCTGTCGATGATGGTGCTGGCCGCCCTGCTCCACCTGCCCCGCCCCGCGCTGCTGGGGTTCGCGCTGCTCGTGATTCTGGGCCACAACCTGCTGGACTCCGTCCACTTCGCGGCCGGCGAGCCGGGGCACACCCCGTGGGCGCTCCTGCATGACCGGGGCTTCATCGACCTGCCCTGGGGCGCGAGGCTCAAGACGTCCTATCCCGTGCTGCCGTGGATGGGCGTCATCGCGCTGGGCTACGCGGTGGGGCCGTGGTTCTCGTCCCAGGTCCAGGCGACGACGCGGCGCCGGTGGCTGCTGCTCGCGTCCGCGGGCGCGCTCGCCCTCTTCGGGGTGCTCAGGCTCGTGAACGTCTACGGCGAGCCCCTGCCGTGGTCCGTCGGCGCGACGCCGCTGGAGACGGTCATGTCGTTCCTCAACCTGACCAAGTACCCACCGTCGCTCGACTTCCTGCTGCTGACCCTGGGTGTGGGCGCGGCGCTGCTGGCGCTCCTGGACCTGGCGCCGGAGGCGCTGAGCACGACGCTGGCGGTGTTCGGCGCGGCGCCGCTGTTCTTCTATGTCGTCCACCTCTACCTGCTCAACGCGCTGAACCGGCTCGCGCTCGCGGCGCTCGGCCCCAACCAGGGGACGCTGTTCAGCCTCCCGAATGTCGGCTCGCTCTGGTTGCTGGCGCTGGTGACCACCGTGCCCATGTGGTTCGCCTGCCGAGCCTTCGCCCGCGTCAAGGCGCGCTCGCGCAGCCCCTGGATGAGCTACCTCTGA